The following coding sequences are from one Herpetosiphonaceae bacterium window:
- a CDS encoding CBS domain-containing protein — translation RRVPVVENDRLVGIITSGDVRSAMPSDATSLSIYEMAYMLEEVTAAEVMRTHVITISASASIAEAAQRMLDHKISGLPVIDRRQLVGIISESDIFRAIVDGLLTAPQIPPVADSAPM, via the coding sequence TTCGCCGTGTGCCGGTCGTTGAGAACGACCGGCTTGTCGGCATCATTACGTCGGGCGATGTTCGTAGCGCGATGCCATCGGATGCTACCTCGCTGAGTATCTACGAGATGGCCTACATGCTGGAGGAGGTGACAGCCGCCGAGGTCATGCGCACACACGTGATCACCATCTCGGCCAGCGCCTCGATCGCCGAGGCGGCGCAGCGCATGCTCGACCACAAGATCAGCGGCCTGCCGGTGATCGACAGGCGACAACTCGTGGGCATTATCTCCGAAAGCGACATCTTCCGCGCGATCGTCGATGGCCTGCTCACCGCGCCGCAGATCCCGCCCGTCGCCGATTCCGCACCGATGTGA